A stretch of Acipenser ruthenus chromosome 1, fAciRut3.2 maternal haplotype, whole genome shotgun sequence DNA encodes these proteins:
- the LOC131734867 gene encoding stAR-related lipid transfer protein 4-like isoform X2: protein MTSMDIVEKFDQGCCMMRYTTAGQLWNIIAPREFIDFSSTTEYQDGLLSCGVSIEYGEAGQSCVRGFNHPCGWFCVPQKDNPDHSLLTGYIQTDLRGMLPQSAVDSAMASTLTHFYTDLRKALKI from the exons ATGACCTCTATGGACATTGTTGAAAAGTTTGACCAG GGATGTTGTATGATGCGCTACACCACAGCAGGGCAGCTCTGGAACATCATTGCTCCAAGAGAGTTCATTGACTTCTCCAGCACCACAGAGTATCAGGATGGACTCCTGTCTTGTG GTGTGAGCATCGAATATGGCGAGGCGGGGCAGAGCTGTGTCCGCGGGTTCAATCACCCATGTGGCTGGTTCTGTGTTCCACAGAAAGACAATCCAGACCACAGCCTCCTGACGGGCTACATACAGACTGATCTCCGGGGGATGCTGCCACAGTCTGCAGTGGACTCTGCCATGGCCAGCACTCTGACTCATTTCTATACAGACTTAAGGAAGGCTTTGAAAATATAG
- the LOC131734867 gene encoding stAR-related lipid transfer protein 4-like isoform X3, whose amino-acid sequence MMRYTTAGQLWNIIAPREFIDFSSTTEYQDGLLSCGVSIEYGEAGQSCVRGFNHPCGWFCVPQKDNPDHSLLTGYIQTDLRGMLPQSAVDSAMASTLTHFYTDLRKALKI is encoded by the exons ATGATGCGCTACACCACAGCAGGGCAGCTCTGGAACATCATTGCTCCAAGAGAGTTCATTGACTTCTCCAGCACCACAGAGTATCAGGATGGACTCCTGTCTTGTG GTGTGAGCATCGAATATGGCGAGGCGGGGCAGAGCTGTGTCCGCGGGTTCAATCACCCATGTGGCTGGTTCTGTGTTCCACAGAAAGACAATCCAGACCACAGCCTCCTGACGGGCTACATACAGACTGATCTCCGGGGGATGCTGCCACAGTCTGCAGTGGACTCTGCCATGGCCAGCACTCTGACTCATTTCTATACAGACTTAAGGAAGGCTTTGAAAATATAG